The following are from one region of the Mesorhizobium sp. B2-8-5 genome:
- a CDS encoding sensor histidine kinase, whose product MTKIGGIIRQDASADARLAAIVDSSYDAIIGKDLNSIITDWNQAAERVFGYSAEEAIGQSILMLIPDHMQNEESEIIARIRGGERIPSFETTRRRKDGSLVAVSLTISPIKNSAGDIVGASKIARDITAAKESERRIRLLMREVNHRVKNQFAVILSMVRETSKRSTDPVEFEQMIRSRIMALSRSHDLLVTSEWAGASLFDLIQEHLKPFGHEERISLSGPLLTLQSNAVQNLGMAFHELGTNSAKYGALAAEGGRVEITWKVEAGPEAQRRFHLLWHETSGATASEAGRNAADRKGFSDRKGFADRKGFGTVVLQRVAPQSLSGSSSLERAPGSVKWELDAPLEAIVVPQLGAEDETDFSL is encoded by the coding sequence ATGACAAAAATCGGGGGGATTATCCGCCAGGACGCAAGCGCTGACGCACGCCTGGCGGCCATCGTCGATTCTTCCTACGACGCCATCATCGGCAAGGATCTGAACAGCATCATCACCGATTGGAACCAGGCGGCTGAGCGCGTCTTCGGCTACAGCGCTGAAGAGGCCATCGGCCAGTCGATCCTGATGCTGATCCCCGATCATATGCAGAACGAGGAGAGCGAGATCATCGCTCGGATCCGCGGGGGTGAGCGCATCCCTAGCTTCGAGACCACCCGAAGGCGCAAGGACGGATCGCTGGTTGCCGTTTCGCTGACCATCTCGCCGATCAAGAACAGTGCCGGCGACATCGTCGGCGCATCGAAAATCGCCCGCGACATCACCGCCGCCAAGGAAAGCGAGCGCCGCATCCGGCTTCTGATGCGCGAAGTCAACCATCGGGTAAAGAACCAGTTCGCGGTGATCCTGTCGATGGTCAGGGAAACCAGCAAGCGCTCGACCGATCCTGTCGAGTTCGAGCAGATGATCCGCTCGCGCATCATGGCGCTGTCGCGCTCGCACGATTTGCTTGTCACCTCGGAATGGGCCGGCGCCAGCCTTTTCGACCTGATCCAGGAGCATTTGAAGCCCTTCGGCCACGAAGAGCGCATCTCGCTTTCCGGGCCGCTGCTTACGCTGCAGTCCAATGCGGTGCAGAATCTCGGCATGGCCTTCCATGAGCTCGGCACCAACTCGGCCAAATACGGCGCGCTGGCGGCCGAGGGCGGCCGCGTCGAAATCACCTGGAAGGTCGAGGCCGGCCCCGAGGCGCAGCGGCGCTTTCATCTTCTGTGGCACGAGACGTCCGGGGCGACAGCAAGCGAAGCCGGGCGGAACGCGGCCGACCGCAAGGGTTTCAGCGACCGCAAGGGTTTCGCCGACCGCAAGGGTTTCGGCACGGTGGTGCTGCAGCGGGTGGCGCCGCAGTCGCTGAGCGGTTCCTCAAGCCTCGAACGCGCTCCCGGCAGCGTCAAGTGGGAGCTCGACGCGCCGCTCGAGGCAATCGTCGTGCCGCAGCTGGGGGCGGAGGACGAAACCG